In a genomic window of Amycolatopsis japonica:
- a CDS encoding M15 family metallopeptidase domain-containing protein: protein MKELVLAAITRVLAVLLLIPAWLASPSQARRLACGWALSLRFPAENLAGLTPGTLAAFTDARTEAFWRHRTLLGVTSGHRDAAEQHRLFLAEAGRKRVLPPKDSAHVRGTALDVRPREGAQWLEDHGARFALYRIYDNEWWHFEYRPGEAPPARLPHPGWQAGVSR from the coding sequence ATGAAAGAACTCGTGCTCGCGGCGATCACCCGCGTCCTCGCGGTACTGCTGCTGATCCCGGCGTGGCTGGCCTCCCCCAGCCAGGCCCGCCGTCTCGCCTGCGGATGGGCGCTGTCGCTGCGCTTCCCCGCCGAGAACCTCGCCGGGCTCACCCCCGGAACACTCGCCGCGTTCACCGACGCCAGAACCGAGGCGTTCTGGCGGCATCGCACGCTCCTCGGCGTCACCTCGGGACATCGCGACGCCGCCGAGCAGCATCGGCTGTTCCTCGCCGAGGCCGGGCGAAAGCGGGTCTTGCCGCCCAAGGATTCCGCGCACGTCCGAGGCACCGCGCTGGACGTCCGGCCGCGTGAGGGCGCGCAGTGGCTGGAAGACCACGGCGCCCGCTTCGCCCTCTACCGGATCTACGACAACGAATGGTGGCATTTCGAGTACCGGCCCGGCGAGGCTCCGCCCGCACGGTTGCCGCATCCGGGCTGGCAGGCCGGTGTCAGCCGGTGA
- a CDS encoding saccharopine dehydrogenase family protein: MGTYDVAVFGAYGHTGRFVVAELRERGFGVLAVGRDEAKLRGLPWSDVEIRQASVDDPASLDRAFAGADAVINAAGPFADTAAPVIEAALRAGVPYLDVAAELEANMDTFADFGERAGGATVIPAMAFFGGLGDLMVTAAMGEWTSADEAHIAYALSSWHPTEGTRAAGKVSRERRDGKRIRFSGGRIERREDALPELDWDFPAPFGTRAVLGEFTMADVVTVPSHLDIPEVTTYMTVNAAREVVTPETPTRAADGPSAEEFVVDVVVRSGGEERRIVARGQDIYAITAPLVVEAVQRVLDGRVKATGVVSAGEIFDAPGFLAALAPRITVTG, encoded by the coding sequence ATGGGTACGTACGACGTCGCGGTGTTCGGGGCCTACGGGCACACCGGGCGGTTCGTGGTGGCGGAATTGCGCGAGCGGGGCTTCGGCGTGCTCGCGGTGGGGCGCGACGAGGCCAAACTGCGCGGCCTGCCTTGGTCCGACGTCGAGATCCGCCAGGCTTCGGTCGACGACCCGGCTTCGCTCGACCGCGCGTTCGCGGGCGCGGACGCGGTGATCAACGCGGCCGGGCCGTTCGCCGACACCGCAGCGCCGGTGATCGAAGCGGCGCTGCGGGCCGGCGTCCCGTACCTGGACGTGGCCGCGGAACTCGAAGCGAACATGGACACCTTCGCGGACTTCGGCGAGCGTGCCGGGGGAGCAACGGTGATCCCGGCGATGGCGTTCTTCGGCGGGCTCGGCGACCTGATGGTCACCGCCGCGATGGGTGAGTGGACTTCCGCGGACGAAGCGCATATCGCGTACGCGCTGAGCAGCTGGCATCCGACGGAGGGGACCCGCGCGGCGGGCAAGGTCTCGCGGGAACGACGTGACGGCAAGCGGATCCGGTTCTCCGGCGGCCGGATCGAACGCCGCGAGGACGCGCTGCCGGAGCTGGACTGGGACTTCCCCGCGCCGTTCGGGACCCGCGCCGTGCTCGGCGAGTTCACGATGGCCGACGTCGTCACCGTCCCGAGCCACCTCGACATCCCCGAAGTGACCACGTACATGACCGTGAACGCGGCCCGCGAGGTGGTGACGCCCGAGACGCCGACACGTGCCGCGGACGGCCCGTCCGCCGAGGAGTTCGTGGTCGACGTCGTCGTGCGGTCCGGCGGTGAGGAACGGCGGATCGTCGCGCGGGGCCAGGACATCTACGCGATCACGGCGCCGCTGGTGGTGGAGGCCGTGCAGCGCGTGCTCGACGGGCGGGTCAAGGCCACCGGGGTCGTTTCGGCGGGCGAGATCTTCGACGCGCCCGGTTTCCTGGCGGCGCTGGCGCCGCGGATCACCGTCACCGGCTGA
- a CDS encoding helix-turn-helix domain-containing protein: MSTVALAATDGMLQFELSIAHEVFDTGLYEFGVYGAEPVKVGRFLLEPDHGLDRLARAGTVIVPGWADIDVDPPADLVEAVRAAHEAGARVASLCTGAFVLAAAGLLDGRRATTHWAHTDVLAARYPSIEVDPDVLYVDNGSVLTSAGKAAAMDLCLHLVRRDHGSAVANTVARRLVVPPHRAGGQAQFVTTPVPDQDDHPLGGLLPWITERLDRPLTVEDLARQASMSSRNLARHFRSATGTTPLRWLLTQRIRRAQELLERTDDSVDLIAEATGMGTAATLRRHFNRTVGVPPDSYRRTFRAAK; the protein is encoded by the coding sequence ATGAGTACGGTCGCCCTCGCCGCCACGGACGGCATGCTGCAGTTCGAGCTGTCCATCGCCCACGAGGTCTTCGACACGGGCCTGTACGAATTCGGGGTCTACGGCGCGGAGCCGGTGAAAGTCGGGCGTTTCCTGCTCGAACCGGATCACGGGCTCGATCGCCTCGCGCGCGCCGGCACCGTCATCGTCCCCGGCTGGGCCGACATCGACGTCGATCCGCCCGCGGACCTGGTCGAGGCCGTCCGTGCCGCCCACGAAGCGGGCGCGCGGGTCGCCTCCCTGTGCACGGGCGCGTTCGTCCTGGCGGCCGCCGGCCTGCTCGACGGCCGCCGCGCGACCACGCATTGGGCGCACACCGACGTCCTCGCCGCCCGGTATCCCTCGATCGAGGTCGATCCCGACGTCCTCTACGTCGACAACGGCAGCGTGCTGACCTCGGCGGGCAAGGCCGCCGCGATGGACCTGTGCCTGCACCTGGTCCGTCGCGACCACGGTTCGGCGGTCGCGAACACCGTCGCCCGCCGTCTGGTCGTCCCGCCGCACCGCGCGGGCGGGCAGGCCCAGTTCGTCACCACCCCGGTTCCCGACCAGGACGACCATCCGCTCGGCGGGCTGCTCCCCTGGATCACCGAGCGGCTGGACCGGCCGCTGACCGTCGAGGACCTCGCACGGCAGGCCAGCATGAGTTCCCGCAACCTGGCCCGGCATTTCCGGTCGGCGACTGGGACGACGCCGCTCCGCTGGCTGCTGACCCAGCGCATCCGCCGCGCGCAGGAACTCCTGGAGCGGACCGACGACAGCGTCGACCTGATCGCGGAGGCCACCGGGATGGGCACTGCCGCCACTTTGCGGCGGCACTTCAACCGGACGGTCGGTGTGCCGCCGGACAGCTACCGCCGCACCTTCCGCGCGGCTAAATGA
- a CDS encoding SGNH/GDSL hydrolase family protein — protein sequence MFKRISAAVLAAASVALLATPPAQADAPARYVAMGSSFAAGPGIPPQQPGIPAACGRSTKNYASLVAGQRGLALTDVTCSGATTANILSAGQAGQPPQIEAVTRDTRLVTITIGGNDVGYVGSLFTYGCQNTGGANCGQVDRNAVRTALTTVHEKIGAVVAAVHRRAPRARVLVVDYLTIVPGDRPACDGVPLTPEQLAFEREVADRLAAATRRAARDERATLIPAAAASADHDACAAVPWMERYTTAQGRVPYHPNEAGMAAVADLITARLR from the coding sequence ATGTTCAAGCGGATATCCGCCGCGGTGCTCGCCGCGGCCTCGGTCGCCCTTCTGGCCACTCCGCCGGCGCAGGCGGACGCGCCTGCCCGCTATGTCGCGATGGGCAGTTCCTTCGCGGCGGGGCCGGGAATCCCGCCGCAGCAGCCAGGAATCCCGGCGGCGTGCGGACGTTCGACGAAGAACTACGCGAGTCTCGTCGCCGGGCAACGCGGTCTGGCCCTCACCGATGTCACCTGCAGCGGCGCGACGACGGCGAACATCCTGTCCGCCGGACAGGCCGGGCAGCCGCCGCAGATCGAGGCCGTCACCCGGGACACGCGGCTCGTGACGATCACCATCGGCGGCAACGACGTCGGCTACGTCGGGAGCCTGTTCACCTACGGCTGCCAGAACACCGGCGGCGCGAACTGCGGCCAGGTCGACCGGAACGCCGTCCGCACGGCGCTCACCACGGTGCACGAGAAGATCGGCGCCGTCGTCGCGGCGGTCCATCGGCGCGCGCCGCGGGCACGGGTGCTGGTCGTCGACTACCTGACGATCGTTCCGGGCGACAGGCCCGCCTGCGACGGCGTTCCGCTCACGCCGGAGCAACTCGCCTTCGAACGCGAGGTGGCGGACCGGCTGGCGGCGGCGACCCGGCGGGCGGCGCGCGACGAGCGGGCCACCCTGATCCCGGCGGCCGCGGCCAGCGCCGACCACGACGCCTGCGCCGCCGTTCCGTGGATGGAGCGCTACACGACCGCGCAGGGTCGCGTGCCGTACCACCCGAACGAGGCAGGGATGGCGGCCGTCGCGGACCTGATCACGGCACGGCTGCGCTAG
- a CDS encoding carboxyl transferase domain-containing protein, with protein sequence MTDPLGWDGYADSLARARERTGTDESVVWERAKFGGHEVVTIRFEFGFLGGSVGTGTGALLEEALDQACAHRLPVVSLLSTGGTRMQEGVPALRQLQRIARGLARLRQEGLPHITVARHPTTGGVWASLGADADVVLAVPGAQVGFAGRRVRPPRYADDPAYTAESQYAAGYVDELVTEDAIADRLEVWLGKLTGRSRNRPAELPRALGALDPAPDGWQAVQRARSADRPRAAAYLDDYFDTRVTLRGGVDDGTLCGIGGRGGRAIAFAAQTGTPTTPGGFRSATRLIRLADRLGLPVLTLVDTPGAAADPAAETGGAGNAIAELFGAIAAAEVPITTLVIGEGGSGGALAFCSADRIWLTPDACFSVIAPELAAGILKRGQEDVPALADALKPCPEDLLALGAIDGIAGSEPVTFTR encoded by the coding sequence ATGACTGACCCGCTGGGCTGGGACGGTTACGCCGATTCCCTGGCCCGCGCAAGGGAACGCACGGGCACGGACGAGTCGGTCGTCTGGGAGCGGGCGAAATTCGGCGGCCACGAGGTCGTGACGATCCGCTTCGAGTTCGGCTTCCTCGGCGGCTCGGTCGGCACCGGCACCGGCGCGCTGCTCGAAGAGGCGCTCGATCAGGCCTGCGCACACCGGCTGCCCGTCGTTTCGCTGCTGTCCACGGGCGGCACGCGGATGCAGGAAGGCGTTCCCGCGCTGCGGCAACTGCAACGGATCGCCCGCGGTCTCGCGCGGTTGCGGCAAGAAGGCCTGCCGCACATCACCGTCGCGCGACACCCCACCACCGGCGGCGTGTGGGCGTCCCTCGGCGCCGACGCCGACGTCGTGCTCGCCGTGCCCGGCGCCCAGGTGGGCTTCGCCGGACGCCGGGTCCGGCCACCGCGGTACGCGGACGATCCCGCCTATACGGCGGAAAGCCAGTACGCGGCCGGCTATGTCGACGAACTGGTGACCGAGGACGCGATCGCCGACCGGCTGGAGGTCTGGCTCGGCAAGCTGACCGGCCGTTCCCGCAACCGTCCGGCGGAGCTGCCCCGCGCGCTCGGCGCCCTGGATCCCGCGCCGGACGGCTGGCAGGCAGTCCAGCGCGCCCGGTCGGCGGACCGGCCCCGGGCGGCCGCTTACCTCGACGACTATTTCGACACCCGCGTCACCCTCCGGGGCGGCGTCGACGACGGCACCCTCTGCGGGATCGGCGGCCGGGGCGGACGGGCGATCGCGTTCGCGGCGCAGACCGGGACGCCGACCACTCCGGGCGGTTTCCGGTCGGCGACCCGGCTGATCCGCCTCGCCGACCGGCTGGGGCTGCCGGTGCTGACGCTCGTCGACACCCCGGGCGCCGCCGCCGATCCGGCCGCGGAGACCGGCGGCGCCGGGAACGCGATCGCCGAGCTGTTCGGCGCGATCGCGGCGGCCGAGGTGCCGATCACCACCCTGGTGATCGGCGAGGGAGGATCGGGCGGCGCGCTCGCCTTCTGTTCGGCGGACCGGATCTGGCTCACCCCGGACGCCTGTTTCTCCGTCATCGCCCCGGAACTGGCGGCCGGGATCCTCAAGCGGGGCCAAGAAGACGTCCCCGCCCTCGCCGACGCGCTGAAGCCATGCCCCGAAGATCTGCTCGCCCTCGGTGCCATCGACGGCATCGCGGGATCGGAGCCGGTCACCTTTACGAGATAA
- a CDS encoding acyl-CoA synthetase, with translation MLSGLTAGNDRVALRFGDESLTYGELASVAGPIAAGLAGRTRVAVWATPTLRTCVAIVAALTAGVPVVPINPKAGSRELAHIIADSAPDLVLAEPDVALPPELGALQRVPVELDVEGTPWRGDEPDPEAPAFVIYTSGTTGPPKGVLLPRRAVASNLDALAEIWDWTEADVLVHALPLFHVHGLILGVVGPLRRGGSLHHLGRFSSEAAAKELAGEGTMLFGVPTMYHRLAADCEADPALAAGVGSARLLVSGSAALPATDHERITAATGQRVVERYGMTETLMNCGVRATGDRRPGAVGPPVPGVELRLVDDAGEPLDGETVGEIEVRGPNLFLGYLNRPDATEVALHDGWFKTGDMAIRDPDGYVRIVGRRATDLIKSGGYKIGAGEIENALLEHPGVAEAAVTGEPDDDLGERIVAWIVPAADKPTAAELADHVAGLLSPHKRPRVVRYLEALPRNEMGKVLKRALHD, from the coding sequence ATGCTGTCCGGACTGACCGCCGGGAACGACCGCGTCGCCCTGCGCTTCGGTGACGAATCCCTGACCTACGGCGAACTCGCGTCCGTCGCGGGCCCGATCGCCGCCGGGCTGGCCGGTCGCACGCGGGTCGCGGTGTGGGCGACACCGACGCTGCGTACCTGTGTCGCGATCGTCGCCGCGCTGACCGCCGGAGTCCCGGTGGTGCCGATCAACCCGAAGGCAGGATCACGCGAACTGGCGCACATCATCGCCGACAGCGCGCCGGATCTCGTGCTGGCCGAGCCGGATGTCGCGCTGCCGCCGGAACTCGGGGCGCTACAACGGGTTCCGGTCGAACTTGACGTCGAAGGCACACCGTGGCGAGGCGACGAACCGGATCCGGAGGCTCCGGCGTTCGTCATCTACACGTCGGGCACCACCGGCCCACCGAAGGGCGTCCTGCTTCCGCGTCGCGCGGTGGCGTCGAATCTCGACGCGCTCGCGGAGATCTGGGACTGGACCGAAGCCGACGTCCTCGTGCACGCCCTGCCGCTCTTCCACGTGCACGGCCTGATCCTGGGCGTGGTCGGTCCGCTGCGGCGGGGCGGCTCGCTGCACCACCTCGGGCGGTTCTCGAGTGAAGCCGCCGCGAAGGAACTCGCCGGGGAAGGGACGATGCTCTTCGGCGTCCCGACGATGTATCACCGGCTGGCGGCCGACTGCGAGGCCGACCCCGCGCTGGCCGCCGGGGTGGGCTCGGCGCGGCTGCTCGTGTCGGGTTCGGCGGCCCTGCCCGCGACCGACCACGAGCGGATCACCGCCGCGACCGGGCAGCGCGTCGTCGAACGCTATGGCATGACCGAGACACTCATGAACTGCGGTGTCCGCGCCACGGGGGACCGGCGGCCCGGTGCGGTCGGCCCGCCGGTGCCCGGCGTCGAACTGAGGCTGGTCGACGACGCCGGTGAACCGCTCGACGGCGAGACGGTCGGCGAGATCGAGGTCCGCGGACCGAACCTGTTCCTCGGCTACCTGAACCGGCCGGACGCCACGGAAGTCGCGCTGCACGACGGCTGGTTCAAGACCGGCGACATGGCGATCCGCGATCCGGACGGGTACGTGCGCATCGTCGGCCGCCGCGCCACCGACCTGATCAAGAGCGGCGGCTACAAGATCGGCGCGGGAGAGATCGAGAACGCGCTCCTGGAACATCCAGGGGTCGCCGAAGCGGCCGTCACCGGGGAGCCGGACGACGACCTCGGCGAGCGCATCGTGGCCTGGATCGTCCCCGCCGCGGACAAACCGACGGCGGCCGAACTCGCCGACCACGTCGCCGGACTGCTGTCACCGCACAAGCGGCCGCGGGTGGTGCGCTACCTGGAAGCGTTGCCCCGCAACGAGATGGGCAAGGTCCTCAAGCGGGCGCTCCATGACTGA
- a CDS encoding SLC13 family permease, which translates to MSAQLISILVLVVIFALATTRSINMGALAFAGAFLVGTLAGGLDTDGIFAGFPGDIFVVLVGVTYLFAIARANGTTDWLVAAAVRLVGGRIALIPWVMFVVTGALTAIGAVSPAACAIVAPIALGFAARYKISPLLMGAMVVHGAQGGGFSPISVYGSIVNGIVERNHIAGSPVVLFFASLGMNLAIAGVLFVVLGGTKLRRRQLVNAGAGGAGTDEEPLPHEQRIPLDGPKIVTLTGLIALVVGTLVFDLDPGLTVITVAVLLSVAWPKTSRSAVSEITWPTVLLICGVLTYVAVLKEIGTIDYVGNAVTTVGIPLLAALLLCSIGGVVSAFASSVGLMGALIPLAVPFLAQGTIGPVGMIAALAVSATMVDVSPFSTNGALVLANAKDVDRDKFFKQLLVYGALVVAVVPLIAWLVFVVPNWG; encoded by the coding sequence ATGTCCGCCCAGCTGATCTCGATCCTCGTCCTCGTGGTGATCTTCGCGCTCGCCACGACCCGCTCGATCAACATGGGGGCGCTGGCCTTCGCCGGCGCGTTCCTCGTCGGCACCCTCGCCGGTGGACTGGACACCGACGGCATCTTCGCCGGTTTCCCCGGCGACATCTTCGTGGTGCTGGTGGGGGTCACCTACCTGTTCGCCATCGCCAGGGCCAACGGCACCACCGACTGGCTGGTGGCCGCGGCCGTCCGGCTGGTCGGGGGCCGGATAGCGCTCATCCCGTGGGTGATGTTCGTGGTCACCGGCGCGCTGACCGCGATCGGCGCGGTGAGCCCGGCGGCCTGCGCGATCGTCGCGCCGATCGCGCTCGGTTTCGCCGCCCGCTACAAGATCAGCCCGCTGCTCATGGGCGCGATGGTCGTGCACGGCGCGCAGGGCGGCGGATTCTCGCCGATCAGCGTCTACGGCTCGATCGTCAACGGGATCGTCGAACGCAACCACATCGCCGGCAGCCCCGTCGTGCTGTTCTTCGCCAGCCTGGGCATGAACCTCGCCATCGCGGGCGTCCTCTTCGTCGTCCTCGGCGGGACCAAACTGCGGCGCCGCCAGCTCGTCAACGCGGGCGCGGGCGGAGCCGGGACCGACGAGGAGCCGCTGCCGCACGAACAGCGCATTCCCTTGGACGGCCCCAAGATCGTGACGCTGACCGGGTTGATCGCGCTCGTGGTCGGCACCCTGGTGTTCGACCTCGACCCCGGGCTGACCGTGATCACCGTCGCCGTCCTGCTCAGTGTCGCGTGGCCCAAGACCAGCCGTTCCGCGGTCTCCGAGATCACCTGGCCGACCGTGCTGCTGATCTGCGGAGTGCTGACCTACGTGGCGGTGCTGAAGGAGATCGGCACCATCGACTACGTCGGCAACGCGGTCACCACCGTCGGGATCCCGCTGCTCGCGGCGCTCCTCCTGTGCTCAATCGGCGGTGTCGTCTCGGCCTTCGCGTCTTCGGTCGGGCTGATGGGCGCGCTGATCCCGCTCGCCGTCCCGTTCCTGGCGCAGGGCACGATCGGGCCGGTCGGCATGATCGCCGCCCTCGCGGTCTCGGCGACGATGGTGGACGTCAGTCCCTTCTCCACCAACGGCGCGCTCGTCCTCGCCAACGCGAAGGACGTCGACCGCGACAAGTTCTTCAAACAACTTCTGGTCTACGGGGCACTCGTGGTGGCCGTCGTGCCCCTGATCGCCTGGCTCGTGTTCGTCGTGCCCAACTGGGGCTGA
- a CDS encoding FadR/GntR family transcriptional regulator: MPEALSRLNRAKLYEQVVERIKAHVEASGLHAGDKLPSERDLAERLGVSRASIKQAIVVLEVQGLLESRHGGGTYLRNDHLDVEPVDELVARRSRLPEVLEAREAMETKLAELAALRRSDEDLAAIDAALKFMKSEIEDGGHGAEGDRRFHEAITAAANNALLAEFMRSIDTQIAESRNESLRQPGRPWRSLSQHQKIAEAIRAGAPKAAANAMRQHVQTVSKVRLLTWDPQAD, from the coding sequence GTGCCGGAGGCGTTGAGCCGGTTGAACCGGGCGAAGCTCTACGAGCAGGTCGTCGAGCGGATCAAGGCGCACGTCGAGGCGTCCGGCCTGCACGCGGGAGACAAGCTCCCCAGCGAACGCGATCTCGCCGAGCGGCTCGGGGTCAGCCGCGCGTCGATCAAGCAGGCGATCGTCGTGCTCGAAGTGCAGGGGCTGCTGGAGTCACGCCACGGCGGGGGCACGTACCTGCGCAACGATCACCTCGACGTCGAGCCGGTCGACGAACTCGTCGCCCGTCGCAGCCGGCTTCCGGAAGTGCTCGAAGCCCGGGAAGCGATGGAGACCAAGCTGGCGGAACTGGCCGCGCTGCGGCGATCGGACGAGGATCTCGCCGCCATCGACGCGGCGCTGAAGTTCATGAAATCCGAGATCGAGGACGGCGGGCACGGCGCCGAAGGCGACCGCCGGTTCCACGAAGCGATCACCGCGGCCGCGAACAACGCCCTCCTCGCCGAGTTCATGCGCTCGATCGACACGCAGATCGCGGAAAGCCGGAACGAGTCGCTGCGGCAGCCCGGCAGGCCATGGCGTTCGCTGAGCCAGCACCAGAAGATCGCCGAGGCGATCCGGGCGGGCGCCCCGAAGGCGGCCGCGAACGCGATGCGGCAGCACGTCCAGACCGTCAGCAAGGTCCGCCTGCTGACCTGGGACCCGCAGGCCGACTAA
- a CDS encoding aminotransferase-like domain-containing protein, whose product MSLPLARRMDGVTSSPVRDLLALTARPGVISFAGGVPAPELFDVDGLRTAFDRALADGPAQRALQYSPTEGNPRLRELLAERLSGRGVPTTVDDLLITTGSQQGLQLLSTALLDPGATVLVEEPVYLSALQCFQLAEARIVPVPGDEEGIDPVALDEIAARERPSLLYLVPTFSNPSGRTVSPERRRALAEVIARHGFWLVEDDPYHELRYRGEREEPLSARPELAGRTIYLGTFSKVISPGMRLGWFRAPSDLLRRVTILKQATDLHTSTIDQAAAAEYLAAADLDAHVRRLCATYRVRRDAMMAELPAITPPGTTWTDPDGGMFVWVTLPGGADTDRLLPEALRHDVAYVPGSAFQVGEPDRSALRLSFASHGPETIAEGLRRLGKVLSP is encoded by the coding sequence ATGTCTCTTCCCCTCGCCCGTCGTATGGACGGCGTCACCAGTTCTCCCGTGCGCGACCTGCTCGCGCTCACCGCCCGTCCGGGCGTGATCTCGTTCGCCGGCGGCGTGCCCGCGCCGGAACTGTTCGATGTGGACGGCCTCCGTACCGCCTTCGACCGGGCACTCGCGGACGGGCCCGCCCAGCGCGCCCTGCAGTATTCGCCCACCGAAGGGAATCCGCGGCTGCGTGAGCTGCTCGCGGAGCGGCTGTCCGGTCGCGGAGTCCCGACCACTGTGGACGATCTCCTGATCACCACGGGTTCGCAGCAGGGCCTGCAACTGCTGAGCACCGCGTTGCTCGACCCCGGCGCCACCGTGCTGGTGGAAGAGCCGGTGTACCTCTCGGCGCTGCAATGCTTCCAGCTCGCCGAGGCGCGGATCGTGCCCGTCCCCGGTGACGAGGAAGGGATCGACCCGGTCGCGCTGGACGAGATCGCCGCCAGGGAACGGCCTTCGCTGCTGTATCTCGTCCCGACGTTCTCGAATCCGTCCGGGCGCACGGTCAGCCCGGAGCGGCGGCGTGCGCTCGCGGAAGTGATCGCGCGCCACGGGTTCTGGCTCGTCGAGGATGACCCGTATCACGAACTCAGGTATCGCGGCGAACGCGAGGAACCGCTGTCGGCCCGCCCGGAGCTCGCCGGGCGCACGATCTACCTCGGCACCTTCTCGAAGGTGATCTCCCCGGGGATGCGGCTGGGCTGGTTCCGGGCACCGAGTGACCTCCTGCGGCGCGTCACGATCCTCAAGCAGGCGACCGATCTGCACACTTCGACCATCGATCAGGCGGCCGCGGCCGAGTATCTGGCCGCCGCGGACCTCGACGCGCACGTGCGGCGGTTGTGCGCGACCTACCGTGTGCGCCGTGACGCGATGATGGCGGAACTGCCCGCGATCACGCCGCCCGGAACGACCTGGACCGACCCGGACGGCGGGATGTTCGTCTGGGTCACCCTTCCCGGTGGTGCGGACACGGACCGGCTGCTGCCCGAGGCGCTGCGTCACGACGTCGCTTACGTGCCGGGCTCGGCGTTCCAGGTGGGGGAGCCGGACCGGTCGGCGCTGCGGCTGTCGTTCGCCTCGCACGGGCCGGAGACGATCGCCGAAGGGTTGCGGCGGTTGGGCAAGGTCTTGTCGCCCTGA
- a CDS encoding FAD-binding protein encodes MGETNWAGNQTFTAERIVRPRDLGEVRETVARAVAVKALGSRHCFNDIADCPGGVLIDLSALGTEVVVDPESATVTVPAAARYGDVAVQVHAAGFALANLASLPHCTVAGTVATATHGSGRRNQSLASAVSGLELVTADGEVKTYSRHDGVVVGLGALGVVTRLTLDLVPAFDLRQDVFDGLPWESVYEHFDEIQDAGYSVSLFTNWARDEVDQVWVKGPGRPGADFFGAKAADGPRHPAHAAGIPADNCTRQLGVAGPWHERIPHFRLDFTPSIGNELQTEYFVPVRHAVAAMEALRAIGDRLAPVLLTSEIRTVAGDELWLSPFHGGDRVALHFTWLPDEDAVRALLPVMEDRLAPFDVRPHWGKLFHRAADYPKLGDFRALATELDPDGKFRGPFVRRHVFGEG; translated from the coding sequence GTGGGCGAGACGAACTGGGCGGGCAATCAGACCTTCACCGCGGAGCGGATCGTTCGCCCGCGCGATCTCGGCGAGGTCCGGGAAACGGTCGCCCGGGCGGTCGCGGTCAAGGCTCTCGGCAGCAGGCACTGCTTCAACGACATCGCGGATTGTCCGGGTGGTGTCCTGATCGATTTGTCCGCGCTCGGCACGGAGGTCGTCGTCGACCCGGAGTCGGCGACGGTCACGGTGCCCGCGGCGGCCCGCTACGGCGACGTCGCCGTCCAAGTGCACGCGGCCGGTTTCGCGCTGGCCAACCTCGCTTCGCTGCCGCATTGCACCGTGGCGGGCACTGTCGCGACGGCGACCCACGGTTCCGGGCGGCGTAACCAGAGCCTCGCGTCCGCCGTGTCCGGTTTGGAGCTCGTCACCGCCGACGGCGAGGTGAAGACGTACTCCCGGCACGACGGGGTCGTCGTCGGACTCGGCGCGCTGGGTGTGGTGACGCGGCTGACCCTCGATCTGGTGCCGGCCTTCGATCTCCGCCAGGACGTCTTCGACGGCCTGCCCTGGGAGTCGGTGTACGAGCACTTCGACGAGATCCAGGACGCGGGTTACAGCGTCAGCCTGTTCACGAACTGGGCCCGCGACGAGGTCGACCAGGTCTGGGTCAAGGGGCCCGGGCGGCCGGGCGCGGACTTCTTCGGCGCGAAGGCGGCGGACGGGCCGCGGCATCCGGCCCACGCGGCGGGCATCCCGGCGGACAACTGCACGCGGCAGCTCGGGGTGGCCGGGCCGTGGCACGAACGGATCCCGCATTTCCGCCTGGATTTCACGCCCAGTATCGGGAACGAACTCCAGACCGAGTACTTCGTGCCCGTCCGGCACGCCGTCGCGGCGATGGAGGCGCTGCGCGCCATCGGCGACCGCCTGGCACCCGTCCTGCTCACCTCGGAGATCCGCACGGTCGCGGGAGACGAGCTGTGGCTCAGCCCGTTCCACGGCGGCGACCGGGTGGCGCTGCATTTCACCTGGCTGCCGGACGAGGACGCGGTCCGGGCGCTGTTGCCCGTCATGGAGGACCGGCTGGCGCCGTTCGACGTCCGGCCGCATTGGGGGAAGCTGTTCCACCGCGCGGCCGATTACCCGAAGCTGGGCGATTTCCGGGCGCTGGCCACCGAACTGGACCCGGACGGCAAGTTCCGGGGCCCGTTCGTCCGGCGGCACGTGTTCGGGGAGGGCTAG